The nucleotide sequence TCATTGCATGTTGGTACATCGTAAGTGATGAAGGTTTCGAAAAAAAGGGGGCGAGATGGCGGAAAATTTCTAAAGAGAGGGCAAAGCCATAATGGTAGATTATAACAGAGGTAATCATACCtcttattaattagatatatttttaaaaatatactaattatttatagtagttttatattttaagcatagttgtactttttctcactattttaggCAGAGTTGACATGTCCCTGACAACTCTgtctcaattttaaatatgaagacaAAATActacataatatcaaaattctgaatgaaatcaaattaaaaaagtcaaataatatctaaaaaaaacttatttatgtgtaaaccctgttaaacatatttaaataaaatgtatctcATGCTTGGCACGGGGCGTTGCACTAGTTGATTAACAAATGAGTGTCATGatctattttgattggttgttgtaaAATAGATGAGtcataatcaattttgattggaTGATAAAGAAACATTAAATgaatttgaaactttttttttgttgtaaaaattatacttttttttatgcaaacatTTGTATATAGTGTGCGGCAGCTGCTCATCTCTTTTAACATTCCcttcaactaaaaaaaaatgaagctgCTTAGTACTGTTGTTTTGATGATGATCTTTCTGGCATCTGCTTATTCTGTTGTTGATGAGTCTCCAACAATAACACTCTCTGAATTTGAATCATATCCAACACTTTCAGAAGCATCCGTTGATAAATTGTTTCATGATTGGATGTTGGAGCATAATCGGACATATTCAAGCAGCAACGAGATGAAGAAACGTCGAGAACTATTCAAGAAGAAATTGGAACATGTTAAGGAGTTTAACAaaggtaatttttttatctatctAGTTTGTTTAAGTTTCAATTCAATAATCGATGAGATTATCGATTGTTAGTAGTATTTTAAatatctttctctttctctgtaATGAATTCCACAGGTAATCACAGTTACACAATTGGCATAAATCAATTTTCTGATCGAACTGAAGAAGAGTTGTCTGTATCATGTGTAGAGGACGACGACGACAACTACGAATGGTATTTTCAATGAAAGAATTAGATCGTCACATAGCGTGTTTCTGATctataaaataaactcaaaacggttttgatttgttatggaaaaaataattaattccttttatttatttttgtgtttcttatttatttatttatgctttGCATATATTTTGTTCGCGGGTCATGGATAGTCACCCAAAAAAGATAGATGGtgttgtagtttttttctttcttttttacaatataCAATTGCTACCTATTTACTAACAAATCAAGAGATATAACGTAGTCAAAAGTGTTCTTTAAATAAGCTTTAGATCTTTAAAATGCAGTAATctccaagaaagaaaaaatgagatCAATCCCCTTTTGAATTATTGATAGAATTTGGCACAAAGAGGCAAAAGACCACAGGAAGAGCTCGGAACACCAATTGCCAACGATGACATGAGATTAAGGAGGTgtatacacacaaaaaaatattagtcaaaaacaaataaatacgAGATAGGCAAATCTTTCTTGAGTCCAGTAAAGTTCACGCAGATAGTTGGAGTGTCAGAACCAGTCAAAAACGCATGGAACTTGAAAATTCAACATTTTGCTTGTGTTCCATGTTTAAAGTGCCACATCCAAAGCGGCAATCTTCACGAGTGCATGTTTTGAGGCAATGTGACATGCGTTGATAAGTAATACATCGCGAAATGTGAGGAAACAGACCAAACGTAGGGTGCCACGTACACTCGGCAACAATACATTTATAGTGAGcaatataaaagagaaaagaagaaaaagattgGTATACTCCAATTTACAATATGaataagagtttttctattcacaccctatatatttctggttacacccagttttttaaaaagtttttgataataccaaaattgtccttttatataaattttcttaaaatcttgatttcattcattgtcactcaaaaattccactctctttcacccaccaacgatcaaacaatcttgatgttcaattaatgtctatggaagattaaagagtgaatcaaaacatctttcattcatactcgattgcatataaataagtgaatttttttttctttttcaataacgtcgatttcaattttcttcttcttgttcaactgcactgTATGACAGTTTCTGTtatacattgttgaggttaacttaaattcagtttaagttggttcatgtaaacttagtttacataatctacttaaacttagtttacataacctacttaaagtgagtttaagtatgtacacttaaactcagtttacatgacctatttaaactaagtttacatgtacatacttaaactgattacgtataatcattgaacaatgttgaacttttagatgtacacttaaactcagtttacatgacctacttaaactgagtttacatgacctacttaaactgagtttaagtatgtatacttaaactcaatttacatgagctacttaaactaagtttacatgatctacttaaactgagtttaagtatgtacacttaaacttagtttacatgacctacttaaaataagtttacatgttCTCTGTTGTCAATAGCGGCCGCATCGCGCGTTAGGGAAAAACGGTCCAAAACTGGGTTTCGCGGCCGCTTTACATGGAGCGGTAGCGGGTCAAATCGCCCGCTTTTCCGGATCGAAACGAAATTACGAAATTATCCCTCACTTAAGTAACGTTAGAAGggttaattttgtcattttcaaagCCCTATTTTCTTTCATCCATTCCATTGTAGAACACAGCcgcttcttctcttctcttctcttcattCCATCACAAAACAACACTTCATCTCATCTCTTCATCTCTTTCACCTCTTCATCTCAGATCAACACTTTATCTCATCTCTTCTCTTCATCTCAGATCTCACGTCACCTCATTATtggttataaaaattaaaataaatgcttATTTATGATTTCGTTGACCCATATTGCTTGCTGAAAAGTCATACAATGAATGTGCCAGCTAATTACTTGCtattcttaatattattttaatgtttttaatgctttttttggttacaatgttTTTAATGCTTATCTTTaccaagaattttatttttaacggtAATTTCCTAACTATACTCTCtttttcaaatgatttgattgtctttagccttaatttttttgaaggaagccTTAATGATCCTTATGTTtgatattctttcaaaaaaaaaatcgtatatttaatatattacttcatatatattttgatagtTATTTTTctgacaaattattttaatagttaaaTACTGTTggttattaattatatttattttaaattatgaatacttcataaattttgagtaatgtttaaggtattttagtatatttttttgtatagtatggtattttaatattaaatatattagtgtccGCGTCATGTAATAGCGTCCGCGTACCGCGCCGCGTCAATTTTTGGGGTGGCCGCACTGCGCCGCGTTTCCGCTTTGACAACTAtgacttaaactgagattacgtagaattcttgaacaaggttgaacttttaaatgtacacttaaactcggtttacatgacctacttaaactgagtttaagtatgtacacttaaactcagtttacatgatctactgaaactaagtttacatgacctacttaaactgaagagagattttagggtgtaaccaagaaaaaaagaagatgctttttgaaaattaaattttctggaaggataattttgtcattttagggtgcaaccaggattaaacagtgtgtaattaaaaaaactctataaataaacaacatagtCTATTATGTAATTCTTATCTATACAAAAATCATGAAGCCATGGTATCCAATTGAAATTTGAGATTGTAAATTTTGCTCCTGGTATGGCCTAAAGCAtgttcataataaaataaaagtagcaTCCAACAAAATCAGTTCCTCCCCATTTCAAGAAAATTCTCACTTCCTTCTATCACAAGtctcttctcttttatttgaagaaggaacatttttttataaaaaaggtaAGAAGTTAATTTGCAAGTTTAACAAATTATGTATTCATATAAAAACGAGAAATGGTTCCAACCAGAAAGTGGGAAGTTCAATCTAACTTGAACATTAGACTGATAGACTCAGCAGCAACTCAAATGATAGACCAAAACATTATACAATTGCTACCTATTTGCTAACAAACATTGTGTTTATGCTTCAGGTCAAAACATTATGCTTCAGGTCTTTAAAATGCATTAATATTCAAACTTGCGAGTTGAGAATCAAAGAGATATATGGttctaacttatttttgaaaggGTGCATATTAGGGGCTTccattttgttgaaaatatatgGTTCTAATATATGTTGAATGATTAATGTCGAAATTTTTGGTATATGTTGGAAAATATAATTGctaattttgttatatgttgGACGTTGAATGTTGACAAATTTTGGTATATGTTGCTAATATATGCCTTCAAAATTTCAGGTTCTACATTTTTTCCTTCAGTCTTCCTCTATGCCTTCTAAATTGCTTCTTACGATtagaaagtttaaaaaaaattgcgtTTTTATTTTACTGAGTGTTTATTCTACTATGAGGATTTGAACTTTCAAGTTATTATTTGCTACAAGATTCTCTTCACCGTGTCCACTTTTTCTATGAgccaactcatagatatcataaatatgttatttcgATTCAAGACATCAAGTATCTTTTCAATCTTGATTGACTAGCTTCCAATGTTCGCTCCCATCGTGGAGGAAATAATTGTGTTCACTTCATAACTTAGTTTGGAGCTCGTGGTCCGCTCCACACATCTCCGTCCGGTTTATCGAACCTCCTCTTTGCAAACTCAACTAAGTTCCATAGATTAAAGCAAATTGATTTAAAGAGAAACGGATTGGTTTAATAACCGTtttaaattctctaaaaataattaattaataatgacTAATTTACTTATTAATAACTAGAAACTGAAATCAGCTATCCTAAGCAGcctttctcttattttaaaGACTTTCATTGTCACCGTCAAATGAATTCAACAGTAATATGTTTCACCCCTTATTTTCTGTTTCATCCTATCATTCTATTTCTTGTAGCTACAAAAACAGAATTAAAGGCTCTTTGAAACTAATCCTGCTTGGGAATTAACTAATTTACCTCCTGAAAAGAATGTTATAGCATGTAGGTGGgtctataaaattaaatattaatttgttcaaaaaaaaaatattaaatattaaataaaaagcaATGTGAAATTTGACTAGATCACTTGACAAAGGCTACACTCAATTAATAGGTGTAGTCTTTGACAAACTAATATTGATCTATTAATTCGTTAGTTATCATTTTCTGTTTTTACTGTTACATGTTCCCAATTCTGTACAAGGGCCATTCAATTTTACTGAGTTGGCTCTATATAAAGTTATTCTTGTAATTCACTTCCAATTAGATAATT is from Medicago truncatula cultivar Jemalong A17 chromosome 1, MtrunA17r5.0-ANR, whole genome shotgun sequence and encodes:
- the LOC112419819 gene encoding ananain, whose amino-acid sequence is MKLLSTVVLMMIFLASAYSVVDESPTITLSEFESYPTLSEASVDKLFHDWMLEHNRTYSSSNEMKKRRELFKKKLEHVKEFNKGNHSYTIGINQFSDRTEEELSVSCVEDDDDNYEWYFQ